The Equus caballus isolate H_3958 breed thoroughbred chromosome 12, TB-T2T, whole genome shotgun sequence genome contains a region encoding:
- the OR5D101 gene encoding olfactory receptor family 5 subfamily D member 101 (The RefSeq protein has 1 substitution compared to this genomic sequence) produces MLLAGRNQSAEAIFTLLGFSEYPDLQVPLFLAFLTTYTVTVVGNLSMIMIIRISPKLQIPMYFFLSHLSFVDFCYSTTVTPKLLENLVVEDRTISFIGCIMQFFLTCIFAVAETFMLAVMAYDRFVAICNPLLYTVAMSQRLCALLVAGSYLWGMVSPLVLLCYAFQLNFSGHNIINHFFCEYTALIAVSSSDIYIPHLLLLGFATFNEVSTLLIILASYVFISVTVLNIHSASGRRKAFSTCASHLTTITIFHVTILSLYCVPNSKISRQTVKVASVFYTMVNPLLNPLIYSLRNKDVKDAFQKLTDTKALCY; encoded by the coding sequence ATGCTGCTAGCTGGGAGAAATCAGAGTGCTGAAGCCATATTCACCCTCTTGGGCTTCTCAGAATATCCAGACCTTCAGGTGCCCCTGTTCCTGGCATTCTTGACCACCTACACAGTCACCGTGGTGGGGAACCTCAGCATGATCATGATCATCAGGATCAGTCCTAAACTCCAAATccccatgtatttttttctcagccATTTGtcctttgttgatttttgttattCCACTACAGTTACACCCAAACTGTTGGAGAACTTGGTTGTGGAAGACAGAACCATTTCTTTCATAGGATGCATCATGCAATTCTTCTTGACTTGCATATTCGCAGTGGCAGAAACATTCATGTTGGCAGTGATGGCATATGACCGCTTTGTGGCCATCTGTAATCCTCTGCTTTATACAGTGGCCATGTCACAAAGGCTCTGTGCCCTGCTGGTGGCTGGGTCATATCTCTGGGTTATGGTTAGCCCCTTGGTACTCCTTTGTTATGCTTTTCAGTTAAACTTTTCTGGACATAACATAATcaaccactttttctgtgaataCACTGCTCTCATTGCTGTCTCGAGCTCTGATATATACATTCCCCACCTACTGCTCCTTGGTTTTGCCACCTTCAATGAGGTGAGTACACTACTCATCATTCTTGCTTCATACGTATTTATTTCTGTGACTGTACTAAACATTCATTCTGCCAGTGGGCGTCgcaaagccttctccacctgtgcctcccacctgaccaccatcaccatcttccatgTGACCATCCTTTCCCTCTACTGTGTGCCCAACTCCAAAATCTCTCGGCAAACTGTCAAAGTGGCCTCTGTGTTTTACACAATGGTCAACCCCTTGTTGAATCCTCTGATCTATAGCCTGAGGAATAAAGATGTGAAGGATGCCTTCCAGAAATTAACAGACACAAAAGCCCTATGTTACTGA
- the OR5D101 gene encoding olfactory receptor family 5 subfamily D member 101 isoform X1, with the protein MLLAGRNQSAEAIFTLLGFSEYPDLQVPLFLAFLTTYTVTVVGNLSMIMIIRISPKLQIPMYFFLSHLSFVDFCYSTTVTPKLLENLVVEDRTISFIGCIMQFFLTCIFAVAETFMLAVMAYDRFVAICNPLLYTVAMSQRLCALLVAGSYLWVMVSPLVLLCYAFQLNFSGHNIINHFFCEYTALIAVSSSDIYIPHLLLLGFATFNEVSTLLIILASYVFISVTVLNIHSASGRRKAFSTCASHLTTITIFHVTILSLYCVPNSKISRQTVKVASVFYTMVNPLLNPLIYSLRNKDVKDAFQKLTDTKALCY; encoded by the coding sequence ATGCTGCTAGCTGGGAGAAATCAGAGTGCTGAAGCCATATTCACCCTCTTGGGCTTCTCAGAATATCCAGACCTTCAGGTGCCCCTGTTCCTGGCATTCTTGACCACCTACACAGTCACCGTGGTGGGGAACCTCAGCATGATCATGATCATCAGGATCAGTCCTAAACTCCAAATccccatgtatttttttctcagccATTTGtcctttgttgatttttgttattCCACTACAGTTACACCCAAACTGTTGGAGAACTTGGTTGTGGAAGACAGAACCATTTCTTTCATAGGATGCATCATGCAATTCTTCTTGACTTGCATATTCGCAGTGGCAGAAACATTCATGTTGGCAGTGATGGCATATGACCGCTTTGTGGCCATCTGTAATCCTCTGCTTTATACAGTGGCCATGTCACAAAGGCTCTGTGCCCTGCTGGTGGCTGGGTCATATCTCTGGGTTATGGTTAGCCCCTTGGTACTCCTTTGTTATGCTTTTCAGTTAAACTTTTCTGGACATAACATAATcaaccactttttctgtgaataCACTGCTCTCATTGCTGTCTCGAGCTCTGATATATACATTCCCCACCTACTGCTCCTTGGTTTTGCCACCTTCAATGAGGTGAGTACACTACTCATCATTCTTGCTTCATACGTATTTATTTCTGTGACTGTACTAAACATTCATTCTGCCAGTGGGCGTCgcaaagccttctccacctgtgcctcccacctgaccaccatcaccatcttccatgTGACCATCCTTTCCCTCTACTGTGTGCCCAACTCCAAAATCTCTCGGCAAACTGTCAAAGTGGCCTCTGTGTTTTACACAATGGTCAACCCCTTGTTGAATCCTCTGATCTATAGCCTGAGGAATAAAGATGTGAAGGATGCCTTCCAGAAATTAACAGACACAAAAGCCCTATGTTACTGA